A single window of Nematostella vectensis chromosome 4, jaNemVect1.1, whole genome shotgun sequence DNA harbors:
- the LOC116604828 gene encoding uncharacterized protein LOC116604828, which yields MQQDIFQTKALPICIFIFSGRRYVFKNAFMTRLVKTKPESFRRMPPKRRTRITPKRAKRATRAAASGREDEHALQQNFSDEQIQHEDVEKATTRRRMSTEEKRANNKKAKAEKVKSSSTRASSSEDIDRDHATVSALAGNVSERIRDIEVSKKTYDKWQPLSSPSKDFIRQVLEQTIPSILSTFPEKHREEIQQHLMQLNKSTSHMLDDLKAPKSKSNYHGIEAKSRILEKELLLKSSQLAFLEKELEEQQRLLEEETKEIDSYSNQLVDENIHTQLHPFLQVEPIQTLNLPSLPEKSIRKPVLQIPLDAKRGSAASLTQALVTLNDQVNQLGTLQHWSMRAVGFLSALLISLSSGLFRTDQSQSSFFNIRDHHRLLNHVIATLQTSDILSCAHACLLNAKCLSVNFENGGNQDENLCEINDATVSLGSEDFALIKTTGFMFAVVVNLKLQTFTFTSLGAKGPSGPPSVDGYKGTTLDGEVVLKNGIQHWVVPRTGSYTIEAFGASGGNGTCLGCPGLKRGGLGARIKGEFWLTEGNVLLILVGQQGFWVDSFPDRPGGGGGGTFVTLASALTPLVVAGGGGGAGIDSPGYTDGDPGQTTTQGSRHGGNHGLGGSVRNTTPLKTILGGSGAGFYGNGTSFYPDNEALAFQHGGKGGWENGGFGGGGSAMAHPGGGGGYSGGGIEGSETTGSAGGGGSFNSGSAQESEADVNEGDGKVIITMLS from the exons ATGCAACAAGATATCTTTCAAACAAAAGCTCTTCCCATATGCATTTTCATATTTTCAGGGCGCAGATATGTGTTTAAAAATGCTTTCATGACTCGACTGGTGAAGACAAAG CCAGAAAGTTTCAGAAGAATGCCGCCAAAAAGGCGGACAAGAATTACTCCCAAAAGGGCTAAACGAGCGACACGAGCCGCTGCTTCAGGCCGAGAAGACGAACATGCTTTGCAGCAGAACTTTTCAGATGAGCAAATACAACACGAAGATGTTGAGAAAGCCACTACCAGGAGACGAATGTCAACTGAAGAAAAGCGCGCGAACAACAAGAAAGCGAAG GCAGAAAAAGTGAAATCATCTTCAACACGAGCCAGCAGTTCTGAAGACATAGATAGAGATCACGCAACAG TCTCAGCTCTGGCAGGTAATGTGTCTGAAAGAATAAGGGACATAGAAGTGAGCAAGAAGACTTATGACAAGTGGCAACCATTATCCTCTCCTTCAAAAGACTTCATCAGACAAGTGCTTGAACAAACAATCCC GAGTATTCTAAGCACATTTCCTGAGAAACACAGAGAAGAAATCCAACAACATCTGATGCAACTAAATAAAAGTACTTCTCATATGCTTGATGATTTAAAGGCTCCAAAAAGTAAAAGCAATTACCATGGGATTGAGGCAAAAAGT aGAATCTTAGAAAAGGAGTTGTTATTGAAAAGTAGTCAATTGGCCTTCCTTGAAAAAGAGCTTGAAGAGCAACAAAG ATTGCTTGAAGAAGAAACTAAAGAAATTGATTCTTACTCAAATCAGCTTGTTGATGAGAATATCCATACTCAG CTGCATCCTTTCCTACAAGTTGAGCCCATCCAAACACTGAACTTGCCATCACTACCTGAAAAGTCAATCAGAAAACCAGTTTTACAG ATACCGTTAGACGCAAAGAGGGGATCCGCTGCAAGCCTAACCCAGGCGCTGGTGACACTGAATGACCAAGTGAATCAGCTAGGAACCCTCCAACACTG GTCAATGAGGGCAGTAGGTTTTTTATCAGCCCTGTTAATAAGCCTGTCTTCAGGGTTATTCCGTACCGACCAATCACAGTCATCCTTCTTCAACATCCGGGACCATCATAGACTCCTTAATCACGTGATCGCCACTCTTCAGACTTCGGACATCTTGTCATGCGCACACGCATGTCTTTTGAATGCCAAGTGCTTGTCGGTAAACTTTGAAAACGGAGGAAACCAAGACGAGAATTTATGCGAAATAAACGACGCCACCGTATCCTTGGGGAGTGAGGATTTTGCTCTTATTAAAACCACTGGATTCATGTTCGCAGTCGTGGTCAATCTAAAGCTCCAAACCTTCACGTTTACCAGCCTTGGCGCAAAAGGTCCATCAGGGCCGCCCTCAGTAGACGGGTACAAGGGGACTACGCTTGACGGTGAAGTCGTCCTTAAAAACGGAATACAGCATTGGGTGGTTCCTCGTACAGGGAGCTACACCATAGAGGCGTTTGGTGCTTCCGGCGGAAACGGAACCTGCCTTGGTTGCCCGGGTTTGAAACGAGGAGGTCTGGGCGCAAGGATAAAGGGAGAGTTTTGGCTTACAGAAGGTAACGTGTTGCTGATTCTTGTAGGACAGCAAGGATTTTGGGTAGACTCTTTTCCTGATCGTCCTGGTGGGGGTGGTGGCGGGACCTTTGTAACATTGGCATCAGCACTTACACCGTTGGTCGTAGccggagggggtgggggtgcggGGATTGATTCTCCCGGTTATACAGACGGCGATCCTGGACAGACAACGACACAGGGATCCCGTCACGGTGGGAATCACGGTCTCGGAGGAAGCGTGCGGAACACGACTCCGCTTAAAACAATCCTTGGAGGAAGCGGTGCGGGTTTCTATGGAAACGGTACATCGTTTTATCCCGACAATGAAGCACTTGCGTTTCAGCATGGTGGAAAAGGTGGATGGGAGAACGGTGGATTTGGCGGAGGGGGTTCAGCTATGGCTCACCCGGGCGGTGGCGGCGGCTACTCCGGAGGCGGAATTGAAGGGAGCGAAACTACGGGATCCGCTGGAGGGGGTGGTTCATTCAACTCTGGCTCCGCCCAGGAAAGTGAGGCTGACGTCAATGAAGGGGACGGCAAGGTTATTATAACAATGCTCAGTTAG
- the LOC116604827 gene encoding putative leucine-rich repeat-containing protein DDB_G0290503, which yields MSYKTIEDKLREMENLLREKEGEIGTAKEALAKSRERLQKKDEEMSYLNRALEESLKDKKKDLDDIKGYWEDEVKQKVSEISSLMVSSEDALQSKDAQMFILKSSFEKKIAEQEEEISALKRSLKEMVARPKRGESEEASLLSEIATMKSELASCREIVREAQSTENELLSKMNTYRSMLADKEREIESLRSAVVLEDEQRVSASFLELNACLERVKEENHQARMLNASLQKALTEKDVTIEELRLSLWEAQNFCEKERLRLKQANEEAIRYKDREIEALKSELSEEKKQLELEIEHVRRTSIDTLSMKEAELQRVRKTAANFQEAVKVDDTTIDKLRALLEEKEYELFESREKYQHQLREQEANFEEDKLNLQSQLEGLTADMDKITESVSRTNEEKDAQIATLTQKLEDERAAAAEEMRDKTRFLEKLRASLETALSDNKKLEDMTEQAKAALKENKERLEKQTAEFSEEKELLKTQVSNLEGILKNLRDDKERSEQHFVSELDSLRSRFDNLCMEQNAKRAIEDKKEFLAKLSKEKEYAKENNALKDQVRRMSLQLEEKENLLARTSQSAENLRKERNAFDDEIETLRQMLADRTRRNSQTEDKLSGTEACISQLKELQECLKEENVFYQEKIRELEKELEESQAEVDDLQCRCNTTNDLLHIEEEKWDAKERGKEAEILDLQANLEDAKNIIKDLEMELEEREQEVVSLRALLVEAEKHKKNFEAKVRRISNAFEQEKESHDKAESTMDELCKRYEKLKEEASNLKIVQDNKVGEVKNYYSDLLDAKEIELDRQRKKYSENFKKKEEELEALKKQYVELSTASKTEVDEQVAYLKEVISAKEILISDLRRSLEEKTQWKDKELKDLNNSFQEALKNKDIEVDRIRRTADDLVSQKSKEVEMVVGSLDGMIREKDNEMKKRLTAVYESLKSKERELMDLQTEYEDIIREKEEELTILRKAFDENIREKDNELERLQMEREETLVQNEKRLAAKDNTIAQLESKLEKVMEIKELEIRTLKSLEQEDLKVRAAEVQFMRKSEEQLKESVRKIEYELMAERKAMENARNIFKANIDSLNASHSKELDKIEAEKEDVRKSMLEMLRSKEKEIEKLVKCSEESLQKKEEIIYGFKDFVQETAIKHRNAIMEKEQIIDCLNKSLKTASEDIEILRRDIKVLEDAIAEKVNEITDMSERHNREKELILKEQQQLQDEMHKMRQKSKASIHDIENILNDKEKNLTDVMNNLKEEQAQRKQLEKQLVDSSKKFEKENQILMEADELIKTLKLEKSSSKQQIEEQKNVCLKTIRELEDCKGYIRTLEHDKKGMHQNIDRLKRELDKVLSERQELQERVSELEGKSQELMSASRMIQQKYAKAGNLSLVLKERLEMKMKECSNLEEKLEKHKADLAAEVAKANKAKADNAEEIRHLLTQKEETQGKLKKVVAEFNERANDIAELEGLLKKHKEQEAEYEHALTKSSDELKSQTKKTQELEEEATTLRVQSQELRASLEELSQVKTKEINTLRAELGKSRDEIARKNDREKNALRERDQLMKELAKDKEYYGNIIKTMEAHNGSLEKDKTSLEEKVRTAEEEIRQLVSQKMELNSSLQASKVSLEFLSERVKEIEVLNSALEKERDQRERMRDQSTESEAKLKAQLDQQLRKIHDLERENSRVSQELKNAQAHIAQKQKELQTCERFTRDAKEEAQKLKDMLEKSNTLNKDLEDSLMSFKAGVQTANEEKKQLQQDNEGLKGVVRDMEVMVRKLQAKEESLDKQGYTIAHLKDKLNLERQQCASLQSRISELEENKADTKSKMDERLKLTENEISNLRNMLNEKTSELSSLRLENGNLEQKMRDAEMKIHELNNNIKNEALYQSTMARKNHELEMEIAQLRYSKRENRPSANVYQPGSRDTAGQGRVETDRDRQYMDNVSLDKIRNAQKRASELESQLEQERHERLKQHAELARVRAELSVAKSLN from the exons ATGTCCTACAAAACAATCGAGGACAAACTCCGCGAAATGGAAAATCTGCTgagggagaaagagggggaGATCGGAACAGCGAAGGAGGCGTTGGCCAAGTCGAGGGAGCGGCTGCAGAAGAAGGATGAGGAAATGTCATACCTCAACAGAGCCCTGGAGGAGTCGCTAAAGGACAAGAAGAAAGATCTGGACGACATCAAGGGGTACTGGGAGGACGAAGTGAAGCAAAAGGTGAGTGAGATTTCCTCGCTAATGGTTTCCTCTGAGGATGCATTGCAGTCTAAAGACGCGCAAATGTTTATACTTAAGAGTAGCTTTGAGAAAAAAATCGCGGAGCAGGAGGAGGAGATTTCTGCGCTTAAAAGATCTTTGAAGGAGATGGTTGCGCGTCCAAAGAGAGGTGAGTCAGAAGAAGCTAGCCTATTGTCGGAGATTGCAACAATGAAGTCAGAGTTAGCTTCATGTAGAGAGATAGTGAGAGAAGCGCAGAGCACTGAGAACGAGCTTCTGAGCAAGATGAACACGTACCGATCCATGCTGGCTGATAAAGAACGCGAAATTGAGAGTTTGCGCTCAGCTGTAGTGCTTGAAGATGAGCAGCGTGTCAGCGCGAGTTTTCTGGAACTCAACGCTTGCCTTGAGAGAGTAAAAGAAGAAAACCATCAAGCCCGAATGTTGAACGCCTCCTTGCAAAAAGCCCTGACTGAGAAGGATGTGACAATTGAAGAACTGAGGCTGTCTTTGTGGGAGGCGCAAAATTTCTGTGAGAAGGAGCGTCTTCGCTTAAAGCAGGCTAATGAAGAGGCAATAAGGTACAAGGATAGAGAGATCGAGGCGCTGAAGTCAGAGCTTAGTGAAGAGAAAAAACAGCTAGAGCTTGAAATAGAACATGTCAGAAGAACATCTATTGACACGCTAAGCATGAAGGAAGCTGAGCTTCAGCGCGTTCGAAAAACTGCCGCTAATTTTCAAGAAGCTGTTAAAGTAGATGATACCACCATAGATAAGCTTCGTGCCCTTTTAGAAGAAAAAGAATACGAGCTGTTTGAATCAAGAGAAAAATATCAACACCAGCTCAGAGAACAGGAAGCAAACTTTGAAGAAGATAAGCTGAATTTACAGTCACAGCTTGAAGGTTTAACGGCCGATATGGACAAGATTACGGAAAGTGTTAGTCGCACAAACGAAGAGAAGGACGCACAGATCGCTACGTTGACACAGAAGCTTGAAGATGAACGTGCAGCGGCTGCGGAGGAGATGCGTGACAAGACCAGATTTCTAGAGAAGCTCAGAGCGAGTTTAGAAACGGCGCTAAGCGACAACAAGAAGTTAGAAGACATGACAGAACAAGCAAAAGCAGCGTTGAAGGAAAACAAAGAGCGGTTGGAAAAGCAGACTGCTGAATTTTCTGAAGAGAAGGAACTTCTTAAAACACAAGTATCAAACCTTGAAGGCATTTTGAAAAATCTCAGAGACGACAAGGAAAGATCAGAGCAGCATTTCGTGAGCGAATTGGATAGTCTTCGGAGTAGGTTTGACAACCTCTGCATGGAACAAAACGCCAAAAGGGCAATCGAGGATAAGAAGGAATTCTTGGCTAAGCTGTCAAAGGAGAAAGAATatgcaaaagaaaacaacgCGCTGAAAGACCAAGTGAGAAGGATGTCACTTCAGCTGGAAGAGAAGGAAAATTTGCTAGCTAGAACTTCCCAATCTGCGGAAAACCTTCGCAAGGAACGAAATGCGTTTGATGACGAGATAGAGACATTGAGGCAGATGTTAGCAGACCGAACACGTCGAAACAGCCAAACAGAAGATAAGTTGAGTGGCACAGAAGCGTGCATCTCGCAGCTAAAAGAGCTACAGGAGTGCTTGAAGGAGGAGAATGTATTTTACCAGGAGAAAATACGAGAGTTAGAGAAAGAACTGGAGGAAAGTCAAGCTGAAGTTGACGACTTGCAGTGTAGGTGCAATACAACGAACGACTTGTTACACATCGAGGAAGAAAAATGGGACGCAAAAGAGCGGGGCAAAGAAGCAGAGATTTTGGATCTACAGGCAAACCTTGAGGACGCTAAGAACATAATCAAGGACTTAGAAATGGAGTTAGAAGAGCGAGAACAAGAAGTCGTGTCACTTAGAGCGCTTCTCGTTGAGGCAGAGAAGCACAAGAAGAACTTCGAAGCGAAGGTAAGAAGAATTTCGAATGCATTTGAGCAGGAGAAGGAAAGCCACGATAAAGCCGAGAGCACAATGGATGAGTTGTGTAAGAGATACGAGAAACTAAAAGAAGAAGCATCGAACTTAAAAATCGTACAAGACAACAAAGTTGGCGAAGTCAAGAACTACTACTCCGATCTCCTGGATGCAAAGGAAATAGAATTGGACAGACAGCGAAAGAAGTACTCGgagaattttaaaaagaaagaagaagaacTCGAAGCACTCAAGAAACAATACGTAGAACTTAGCACGGCGAGCAAAACTGAAGTCGATGAGCAAGTAGCCTACTTGAAGGAGGTGATAAGCGCTAAGGAAATACTCATTTCTGACTTGAGGCGGTCTCTCGAAGAGAAGACACAGTGGAAGGATAAGGAGCTGAAAGATTTAAATAACTCTTTCCAAGAAGCCTTAAAGAACAAAGACATAGAGGTCGATCGTATAAGAAGAACGGCAGATGATTTGGTTTCCCAGAAAAGCAAAGAGGTTGAAATGGTAGTGGGATCGTTAGATGGTATGATTAGAGAAAAGGACAACGAGATGAAGAAACGGCTTACTGCAGTGTACGAGTCGTTGAAATCTAAGGAACGCGAGTTGATGGATTTGCAGACCGAGTACGAAGATATAATCCGAGAGAAGGAAGAAGAGTTGACGATCCTGAGGAAAGCCTTTGACGAAAACATCCGAGAAAAAGACAACGAGTTGGAGCGCCTGCAAATGGAAAGAGAAGAGACTTTGGTTCAAAACGAAAAACGTCTTGCAGCTAAAGACAACACGATCGCACAACTTGAGAGCAAACTAGAGAAAGTGATGGAGATCAAAGAACTGGAAATAAGGACCTTGAAGTCTCTTGAACAAGAGGATTTGAAGGTCAGAGCTGCCGAGGTTCAGTTCATGAGGAAATCTGAAGAGCAGCTGAAAGAGTCAGTGCGTAAGATAGAATATGAATTAATGGCAGAGAGGAAAGCAATGGAAAATGCTCGAAACATTTTCAAAGCTAACATCGACAGTTTGAACGCTTCTCACTCAAAAGAGCTGGACAAAATCGAAGCCGAGAAAGAAGATGTTCGGAAGTCGATGCTCGAAATGTTACGATCAAAGGAGAAAGAGATCGAGAAGTTGGTCAAGTGCTCTGAGGAATCGCTACAAAAGAAGGAGGAAATCATTTATGGTTTCAAGGATTTTGTCCAGGAGACGGCGATAAAACACCGAAACGCAATAATGGAAAAGGAGCAGATAATCGATTGTCTAAACAAATCCTTAAAAACAGCATCGGAAGACATCGAGATTTTGCGTAGGGACATAAAGGTACTCGAAGACGCAATTGCGGAAAAGGTAAACGAAATTACGGACATGAGCGAGAGGCATAATCGGGAAAAGGAGCTTATCCTGAAAGAGCAACAGCAATTGCAAGACGAGATGCACAAAATGCGACAGAAATCAAAAGCATCTATACACGATATAGAGAACATACTAAACGACAAGGAAAAGAACCTTACAGATGTCATGAACAACCTGAAGGAAGAACAAGCCCAGCGGAAGCAGTTGGAGAAACAACTGGTCGATTCCTCCAAGAAGTTCGAGAAGGAAAATCAGATTCTGATGGAGGCCGATGAGCTTATCAAGACATTAAAGCTTGAGAAAAGTTCATCGAAACAACAAATTGAAGAGCAGAAGAACGTTTGCCTTAAGACCATAAGGGAGCTAGAGGATTGCAAAGGTTACATCAGAACACTCGAACATGACAAGAAAGGGATGCATCAAAACATTGACCGACTAAAAAGAGAGCTGGACAAAGTGTTGTCTGAGAGACAAGAGCTACAAGAGCGGGTATCTGAGTTGGAGGGAAAGAGCCAAGAGTTGATGTCCGCATCTAGGATGATCCAGCAGAAGTACGCAAAGGCAGGTAACTTGAGCTTAGTCTTGAAAGAACGCCTCGAGATGAAGATGAAGGAATGTAGCAATCTAGAAGAGAAGCTGGAAAAGCATAAGGCAGACTTGGCAGCTGAAGTGGCGAAGGCGAACAAGGCTAAAGCGGATAATGCCGAGGAGATTCGACACTTGTTAACCCAAAAGGAAGAAACCCAAGGCAAACTAAAGAAGGTCGTCGCTGAGTTTAACGAAAGGGCAAATGATATCGCAGAGCTTGAGGGGCTTTTGAAAAAGCACAAAGAGCAGGAGGCGGAGTACGAGCATGCGCTGACAAAGAGTTCAGATGAGTTGAAAAGTCAGACCAAGAAGACACAAGAACTTGAGGAAGAAGCCACCACACTTCGAGTCCAAAGTCAAGAGCTTCGCGCAAGTCTGGAGGAGCTAAGCCAAGTTAAGACTAAAGAAATCAACACTTTGCGGGCTGAACTCGGAAAATCTCGGGACGAGATtgcaagaaaaaatgacagaGAGAAGAACGCGTTAAGAGAGCGAGATCAACTAATGAAGGAATTGGCAAAGGATAAAGAATACTATGGAAACATCATCAAGACAATGGAAGCACACAATGGTTCTTTGGAAAAAGATAAAACTTCACTTGAAGAGAAAGTGAGAACTGCTGAAGAGGAAATTCGCCAGCTGGTTTCTCAGAAGATGGAACTTAACAGCTCCCTTCAGGCATCCAAGGTTTCTTTAGAATTCCTTTCCGAAAGAGTCAAAGAGATTGAAGTGCTGAATTCTGCTTTGGAGAAGGAAAGAGACCAAAGAGAAAGAATGAGAGATCAAAGTACCGAGTCTGAAGCAAAACTGAAGGCACAGCTAGACCAACAACTTAGGAAGATCCATGACCTTGAGAGGGAAAATTCTCGAGTAAGTCAAGAACTGAAAAATGCTCAAGCTCACATCGCACAGAAACAGAAAGAGCTCCAAACGTGTGAAAGGTTCACACGGGACGCGAAGGAGGAAGCGCAGAAGCTCAAAGACATGCTGGAGAAGTCGAACACTTTAAATAAGGACCTGGAGGATTCCTTGATGTCATTCAAAGCTGGTGTCCAAACAGCCAACGAGGAGAAGAAACAGTTGCAGCAAGACAACGAGGGTCTGAAGGGCGTGGTGCGGGACATGGAGGTCATGGTCAGGAAACTACAGGCGAAAGAAG AGAGTTTGGACAAACAAGGCTATACTATCGCTCACCTCAAAGACAAGCTAAACCTCGAACGTCAGCAGTGCGCCTCTCTTCAATCCAGGATCAGTGAACTTGAAGAGAACAAAGCAGAT ACCAAAAGCAAAATGGACGAGCGACTGAAGTTGACTGAGAACGAGATTTCAAACTTGAG AAACATGTTGAACGAGAAGACCTCTGAGCTCTCTAGCCTGAGGCTGGAGAATGGAAACCTTGAACAGAAGATGAGGGATGCAGAGATGAAGATACATGAACTGaacaacaacatcaagaaTGAGGCCCTCTACCAAAGCACCATGGCTAGAAA AAATCACGAGCTTGAAATGGAGATTGCTCAGCTGAGGTATTCCAAGAGAGAAAATCGCCCGTCAGCTAACGTCTATCAGCCTGGATCGAG GGATACAGCTGGCCAGGGAAGGGTGGAGACAGACAGAGATCGCCAATACATGGACAATGTTTCTTTGGATAAGATTCGCAACGCACAGAAACGG GCCTCGGAACTCGAAAGCCAGCTTGAACAAGAACGCCACGAGCGCCTCAAACAGCACGCGGAACTGGCGAGAGTCCGGGCCGAATTATCCGTCGCTAAATCCCTAAACTGA